The following are from one region of the Rosettibacter firmus genome:
- a CDS encoding peptidylprolyl isomerase gives MHYKKIFLIIPAIIFLITSCATEHSKIVVAEFGKNKIYMDEFEKAYAKNSGGYEKAKVDSISNYKKFLDLYVNYRMKLRDAFVRGYHTDEDLQKELKDYKVNIGTMFFLNNELIKPAVNQLYERRKYEYHAAHIMLRPDTSMNEEQTINLGNELINRILNGESFEKLAKEYSKDNYSKNRGGDVGFVTAGEITIPEFEDAIYSTEPGSIYPKLLKSNFAYHIIKVIEKVPRRYMIRAQHILASFKDSLGNVDSAKAYQKILEVENKIKQGEDFGKLAEQYSDDKYSAKRNGDLGFFQRHRMVPEFEYAAFKLKVGEISPIVKTDYGYHIIKVTEEKELPSFEESKNELEEMYKNTRYKKDLMKLKQDLLKNATLQTNKEFLEKIISYSDSLKNINEYFGSKFQNELGKEVIFTVDNDKVIIDSLFNYIKNKGEYIFKKLNESLLTEAINDYAGEILIRKKALEYDKVNPEFASLIKDYENGIYLFKILEEEVWSKVKVDSIMAKDYYEKNKNNFRWKDRVSYKFISVNNDSLAQVLYSLATSGLEFDSLIAKYKSQVKSNKSELVEVGTNELADEANKLQNIGEVTKPFKSGSNWYIIQLTKKEPARIKTFEEVRNEIMGILQEQESKRLEEVYINKLKKLYKPEYNYEALNQAFKQ, from the coding sequence ATGCATTACAAAAAGATATTTCTGATAATCCCTGCTATTATATTTTTGATTACTTCCTGTGCAACCGAACATTCAAAAATTGTAGTTGCTGAATTTGGTAAAAACAAAATCTATATGGATGAATTTGAAAAAGCGTATGCTAAAAATTCAGGTGGCTACGAAAAAGCAAAAGTAGATTCTATTTCCAATTATAAAAAATTTTTAGACCTTTATGTTAACTACAGAATGAAACTTCGTGATGCTTTTGTAAGAGGTTATCATACAGACGAAGATCTTCAAAAAGAATTAAAAGATTATAAAGTTAATATAGGTACAATGTTTTTCTTGAATAATGAACTTATTAAACCAGCAGTAAATCAACTTTATGAACGAAGAAAATATGAGTATCATGCTGCTCATATTATGCTAAGACCAGATACCTCAATGAATGAAGAACAAACTATTAATTTAGGCAATGAATTAATTAATAGAATATTGAATGGAGAAAGTTTTGAAAAATTAGCTAAAGAATATTCAAAAGATAACTATTCAAAAAATAGAGGGGGAGATGTTGGATTTGTAACAGCTGGTGAAATTACAATTCCAGAATTTGAAGATGCAATCTATTCTACAGAACCCGGCTCAATTTATCCCAAATTGCTAAAATCAAATTTTGCATATCACATAATAAAAGTAATTGAAAAAGTACCAAGAAGATATATGATTAGAGCACAACATATTCTTGCCAGCTTTAAAGATTCTCTTGGTAATGTAGACTCAGCAAAAGCATATCAGAAAATTCTTGAAGTCGAAAATAAAATTAAACAAGGTGAAGACTTTGGTAAACTTGCTGAACAATATTCAGATGATAAATACAGTGCAAAGAGGAATGGTGATCTTGGTTTTTTCCAGCGCCATCGTATGGTTCCGGAATTTGAATATGCAGCATTTAAACTGAAAGTAGGAGAAATATCACCAATAGTGAAAACTGATTATGGATATCATATAATTAAAGTTACAGAAGAAAAAGAATTACCATCTTTTGAAGAAAGTAAAAATGAACTCGAAGAAATGTATAAAAATACTCGTTATAAAAAGGATCTGATGAAATTAAAACAAGATTTACTTAAAAATGCAACATTGCAGACTAATAAAGAATTTTTAGAAAAAATTATTTCATACTCAGACTCATTAAAAAATATTAATGAGTATTTTGGGAGTAAATTTCAAAATGAATTAGGTAAGGAGGTTATATTTACAGTTGATAACGATAAAGTAATTATAGATTCACTGTTTAATTACATTAAGAATAAGGGAGAATATATATTTAAAAAACTTAATGAAAGTTTGTTAACAGAAGCTATTAATGATTATGCTGGAGAAATATTAATTAGAAAGAAAGCACTCGAATACGATAAAGTCAATCCAGAATTTGCTTCATTAATAAAAGATTATGAAAATGGAATTTATCTCTTTAAAATTCTCGAAGAAGAAGTCTGGTCGAAAGTAAAAGTTGATAGCATTATGGCAAAAGATTATTATGAAAAGAATAAGAATAATTTTAGATGGAAAGATAGAGTATCATATAAGTTTATTAGCGTTAACAATGATTCTCTTGCTCAGGTATTATATTCACTTGCAACAAGTGGATTGGAATTTGATTCTCTGATTGCAAAATATAAATCTCAAGTTAAAAGTAATAAAAGTGAACTGGTTGAGGTAGGAACTAATGAATTAGCTGACGAAGCTAATAAACTTCAAAATATTGGAGAAGTGACCAAACCATTTAAAAGTGGTAGTAACTGGTATATAATACAACTTACAAAAAAAGAACCTGCACGAATAAAAACTTTTGAAGAAGTACGGAACGAAATAATGGGAATTCTGCAAGAACAAGAAAGTAAACGTCTTGAAGAAGTTTATATTAATAAATTAAAGAAGTTATATAAACCAGAATATAATTATGAAGCACTTAATCAAGCTTTCAAGCAATAA
- a CDS encoding DNA-methyltransferase — protein sequence MKNKRVATRNKTIFLSDDELKKFSKKLIKLNNKAELSDILNKTICQDLFTVLDYLPDAFVDLLIVDPPYNLNKSFNSIKFKEQSIFDYSEWIEKFIIKLKRTLKPTASIYFCGDWHTSISIPLALEKHFIIRNRITWEREKGRGAKSNWKNSSEDIWFCTVSNKYTFNVDAVKLMKKVIAPYRDENGKPKDWSDSLNGKYRLTHPSNIWTDISIPFWSMPENTIHPTQKPEKLIAKIILASSNENDIILDPFLGSGTTSVVAKKLGRNYVGIEKDKYFAALAEKRLYLADENKKIQGFEYGVFWERNTKPFPLE from the coding sequence ATGAAGAATAAAAGAGTTGCAACAAGAAATAAAACAATCTTTTTATCAGATGATGAATTAAAAAAGTTTTCAAAAAAGTTAATTAAATTGAATAATAAAGCCGAGCTAAGTGATATTTTGAATAAAACTATTTGTCAGGATTTATTTACAGTTTTAGATTATTTGCCAGATGCGTTTGTTGACTTATTAATAGTAGATCCCCCATACAATCTGAATAAATCTTTTAATTCAATAAAGTTTAAGGAACAATCAATTTTTGATTACTCAGAATGGATTGAGAAATTTATTATTAAATTGAAAAGAACATTAAAACCAACTGCTTCAATTTATTTTTGTGGTGACTGGCATACCTCAATTTCAATACCTCTGGCTTTAGAAAAACATTTTATCATTAGAAATAGAATTACTTGGGAGAGAGAAAAAGGAAGAGGTGCAAAATCTAACTGGAAAAATAGTTCAGAAGATATCTGGTTTTGTACAGTTTCAAATAAATATACATTTAATGTAGATGCAGTTAAATTAATGAAAAAAGTTATTGCACCTTATCGAGATGAGAATGGTAAACCAAAGGATTGGTCTGATTCATTGAATGGTAAATATAGATTGACGCATCCATCAAATATATGGACAGATATTTCTATTCCATTCTGGTCGATGCCTGAAAATACTATTCATCCAACTCAAAAACCTGAAAAGTTAATTGCTAAAATTATTTTAGCAAGTTCTAACGAAAATGATATAATATTGGATCCTTTTTTAGGTTCAGGAACTACTTCAGTTGTTGCAAAAAAACTTGGAAGAAATTATGTGGGCATTGAAAAAGATAAATACTTTGCAGCACTTGCAGAAAAAAGACTTTACCTTGCAGATGAAAATAAAAAAATTCAAGGATTTGAATACGGTGTTTTCTGGGAAAGAAATACTAAACCATTTCCTTTAGAATAA
- the metG gene encoding methionine--tRNA ligase, translated as MAKEKVLVTSALPYANGNIHLGHLSGAYLPADIYVRYKRLNGDDVIYICGSDEHGVPITITADKEKVHPKVVIDRYHELNKKAFEKFGMSFDIYSRTSLPIHHKTGQEFFKCYYDNGLLIEKKSMQFYDEKVKMFLPDRYVEGTCPRCGYEEARSDECEKCGSLYEPSELKNPKSKISGETPVLKETSHWYFPLGKYQARLEKYIDEMNKKYGWKDNVLQYCKGWFTEGLKDRAVTRDLDWGIKVPLENAEGKVLYVWFEAVLGYISATKDLSEKRNDPDLWRRYWQDPNTKYIAFIGKDNVVFHTIIFPAMLMAWNDFNEDKYVLPQNVPANEFLNFEGKKFSKSRGWGIDVIDFLEIFPPDPLRYTLAANLPENKDTDFYWKEFQARNNGELADILGNFINRTFTFAFKHFDGKVPQLYSLEEIDKNMIELLESYPKKVGNLIEHFKIKDAVFEMMNLARAANKYFNDSEPWITIKKNPEKCSTTINICLNTIYTLAELFEPVIPFTSEKIFNMLNAKKCEWEQSGKLNLKEGHKLNQPEILFNKIEDKVIEEQINKLGVVGEQTQQDEEITIEEFKRIKLKVAKIISAEKVNKSEKLLKLQLDLGNEKRQVVAGIAKSYNPEELIGKNVLIVANLKPAKLFGLDSQGMILAVDSEEGKVKIIEIDNSVKPGTLAK; from the coding sequence TTGGCAAAAGAGAAAGTACTTGTTACTTCTGCACTTCCATATGCTAATGGAAATATTCATCTTGGTCATTTAAGTGGTGCTTATTTACCTGCAGATATTTATGTACGTTATAAAAGACTTAATGGTGATGATGTAATTTACATTTGTGGTTCAGATGAACATGGAGTGCCCATCACAATAACTGCAGATAAAGAAAAAGTTCATCCAAAAGTTGTTATTGATAGATATCATGAACTAAATAAAAAAGCTTTTGAAAAATTTGGGATGAGCTTCGATATTTATTCAAGAACAAGCCTTCCAATTCATCATAAAACAGGACAGGAATTTTTTAAGTGTTATTATGATAATGGTTTGTTAATCGAAAAAAAATCAATGCAGTTTTATGATGAAAAAGTAAAAATGTTCTTACCAGATAGATATGTAGAAGGTACATGTCCTCGATGTGGATATGAAGAAGCAAGAAGTGATGAATGCGAAAAATGTGGCTCTCTTTATGAACCATCTGAACTTAAAAATCCAAAAAGTAAAATTAGTGGCGAAACACCTGTATTAAAAGAAACTTCACACTGGTATTTCCCATTAGGCAAGTATCAAGCAAGATTAGAAAAATATATTGATGAGATGAATAAAAAATATGGATGGAAGGATAATGTACTTCAATACTGTAAAGGATGGTTTACAGAGGGCTTGAAAGATAGAGCAGTAACACGGGACTTAGATTGGGGAATAAAAGTTCCTCTCGAAAATGCTGAAGGAAAAGTTCTTTATGTCTGGTTCGAAGCAGTTCTTGGTTATATTTCTGCTACAAAAGATCTATCTGAAAAAAGAAATGATCCGGATTTATGGAGAAGATACTGGCAGGATCCAAATACAAAATATATTGCATTTATTGGAAAAGATAATGTTGTTTTTCACACAATAATTTTTCCTGCAATGCTAATGGCTTGGAATGACTTTAACGAAGATAAATATGTATTACCACAGAATGTTCCAGCAAATGAATTTTTGAATTTTGAAGGGAAAAAGTTTTCAAAATCTCGTGGATGGGGAATTGATGTTATCGATTTCCTTGAAATTTTTCCTCCAGATCCACTTCGTTATACACTCGCTGCTAATCTGCCAGAAAATAAAGATACAGATTTTTACTGGAAGGAATTTCAAGCAAGAAATAATGGAGAACTTGCAGATATACTCGGTAATTTCATCAATAGAACTTTTACCTTTGCATTCAAACATTTTGATGGTAAAGTGCCGCAACTTTATTCATTAGAAGAAATTGATAAAAATATGATTGAACTTCTTGAGTCATATCCAAAAAAAGTTGGTAATTTAATTGAGCATTTTAAAATTAAAGATGCAGTTTTTGAAATGATGAATCTTGCACGAGCCGCAAATAAATATTTTAACGACTCTGAACCCTGGATTACAATCAAAAAAAATCCAGAAAAATGTAGTACAACAATTAACATCTGTTTGAACACAATTTATACACTTGCCGAATTATTTGAACCTGTAATTCCATTTACATCCGAAAAGATTTTTAATATGCTTAATGCAAAAAAATGTGAATGGGAACAATCAGGTAAATTAAATCTAAAAGAAGGACATAAACTCAATCAACCTGAAATATTATTTAATAAAATTGAAGATAAAGTTATTGAAGAACAGATTAATAAACTTGGCGTTGTAGGTGAACAAACCCAACAGGATGAAGAAATTACTATCGAAGAGTTCAAGCGGATTAAACTAAAAGTAGCAAAAATAATTTCTGCAGAAAAAGTTAATAAAAGTGAAAAGCTACTTAAACTTCAACTCGACTTAGGAAATGAGAAAAGACAGGTAGTTGCTGGAATTGCTAAGAGTTATAATCCAGAAGAATTAATTGGAAAAAATGTTCTTATCGTTGCTAATTTGAAACCTGCTAAGTTGTTTGGACTCGATTCTCAAGGGATGATACTTGCAGTTGATTCCGAAGAAGGGAAAGTAAAAATTATTGAGATTGATAACTCAGTTAAACCTGGCACTCTCGCAAAGTAA
- the mgtE gene encoding magnesium transporter gives MLSMLISPEIKELIQNRQFLDLKEILMDWTPTDIADLILTLSEDERVLLFRLLPKELAADVFEYLDYDTQIELIRSMSHEKISELLNEMSPDDRTALFEEMPPNVVKQMLNYLSFEERKIAQQLLGYPENSVGRLMTPDYIAIKDYWTVQDTLDYIRKYGQDKETLNILFVIDDFGRLIDDIRIREILLASPETKIIELMDGNFVSLSVTDDQEYAIELFKKYDRVALPVTDSTGILVGIVTVDDVLDIAEEETTEDIHKIAAVQVLEEPYPNTSIFQMIKKRAGWLSILFISEMFTATAMGYFEHEIARAVVLALFVPLIISSGGNSGSQASTLIIRSLALNEISLKDWFYVFRREILTGLSLGIILAIIGFLRISLWQFTGHVYGEHWFLIGITVASALIGVVCWGTLMGSMLPLLLKKLGFDPATSSAPFVATLVDVTGIIIYFSIASIILRGTLL, from the coding sequence ATGCTGAGCATGCTAATCAGCCCCGAAATCAAAGAATTAATTCAAAATAGACAATTCCTTGATCTTAAAGAAATTTTAATGGATTGGACACCAACTGACATCGCAGATTTAATCTTAACTCTTAGTGAAGACGAGAGAGTTTTATTGTTCAGACTTTTACCTAAAGAATTAGCTGCAGATGTATTTGAATACCTGGATTATGATACACAAATCGAATTAATTCGTTCAATGAGTCATGAAAAGATTTCAGAATTATTGAACGAAATGTCGCCAGACGACCGTACTGCACTATTTGAAGAAATGCCCCCGAATGTTGTTAAACAGATGTTAAATTATCTCTCTTTCGAAGAAAGAAAAATTGCTCAACAATTGCTTGGCTATCCTGAAAATAGTGTCGGTCGTTTAATGACTCCGGATTATATTGCTATTAAAGATTACTGGACTGTTCAGGATACATTAGATTATATTCGTAAATATGGTCAGGATAAAGAAACTCTTAATATTCTCTTTGTGATTGATGATTTTGGTAGATTAATAGATGATATACGAATCCGTGAAATTTTACTTGCCTCTCCAGAAACTAAAATTATTGAATTAATGGATGGTAATTTTGTTTCGCTAAGTGTTACAGATGACCAGGAATATGCAATCGAATTATTTAAGAAATATGACAGAGTTGCATTACCTGTTACAGATAGTACAGGAATTTTAGTAGGCATTGTAACAGTTGATGATGTTCTTGATATTGCAGAAGAAGAAACCACAGAAGATATTCATAAAATCGCAGCAGTACAGGTACTTGAAGAACCATATCCAAATACATCAATTTTTCAAATGATAAAGAAAAGAGCAGGTTGGTTAAGTATTTTATTTATAAGTGAAATGTTTACTGCTACAGCTATGGGATATTTTGAACATGAAATTGCTAGAGCAGTAGTGCTTGCATTATTTGTACCATTAATTATATCTAGTGGTGGTAATTCAGGTTCTCAGGCGTCTACATTGATAATTCGTTCACTTGCTCTCAACGAAATTAGTCTTAAAGATTGGTTTTATGTTTTTAGAAGAGAAATTTTAACTGGGCTATCACTGGGAATAATTTTAGCAATTATTGGATTTTTAAGAATCTCACTCTGGCAATTTACTGGGCATGTATATGGGGAACACTGGTTCCTGATTGGTATTACTGTAGCATCAGCATTGATTGGAGTTGTATGTTGGGGTACTTTAATGGGTTCGATGCTACCTTTATTATTAAAAAAGTTGGGATTTGATCCTGCAACTTCATCTGCTCCTTTTGTTGCTACACTCGTTGATGTGACAGGAATAATAATTTATTTTTCTATTGCTTCAATAATTTTACGAGGTACTTTGCTTTAA
- a CDS encoding DUF3160 domain-containing protein, giving the protein MKKFILIISLIFSVNLSPQSFNVSNYKNFLKEHSNMKASELLSLYNAGLFKYEINYDISSAKYLDSVIIKFKLTEDEISLLKKNGFVVTERISFNDFIDMYLDIYHKDLPVLITTDAILNAFHKSYDAILKKVEVEFLIPKLKELLKNMHNSVVDLKNIYESSELDIMIKDVDLYLSVARELLGDNYPLHFYENKNKIDELLNLIENQNIESYSLFSSRSRKIDFSQFKVRGHYDDERFPQLANYFKTMTWLGRTEFYLIAPESEENINYSIIDEQRQIIDSYFLLKLIEISNSINLYEEIENTIKTFVGEQDNVELYQLRELFQELNINSASQLLDTLIIKEFQELLLTKNYSDQKILSQILNSNPLNPEIIKPASAFLLFGQRFVIDSYITNNVTFDRIIFNGKKVLRMLPSLLDIMFALGNSAAAQLLRKELELYNYSSNLASLRYLIDSYDNNFWKNSIYNLWLNAIRTLNPPYERSVYPEFMQTAAWWQQKLNTQLASWTELRHDNLLYAKQSYTGNVICSYPYGFVEPIPEFYSSMKLISAETLSKLNSLSLSDASLKDYFENFSNVMDTLKTLAEKELHKMPFNNFETNFLKRVVYDIPLCGTTLTGWYYDLIYKSQYSNYENKIDFVVADYHTSPSDEAGNVVGWIKHSGTGKRNLIILVAEHPDKGMIAFAGPVNSYYEITTNNFYRITDNDWINNYLKSSSRPDWVNIYLADINGNIKQEGINLITGIKDKNQTYLKIPQEIFIQNFPNPFNNSTVINFVIPSKYGRVYVELNIYTINGEKIKQLLNEELRPGSYFISWDGKSESGLFVSSGTYFYEIKAGQMKKIGKMILMK; this is encoded by the coding sequence ATGAAAAAATTTATTTTAATAATATCTTTGATTTTTTCAGTGAATTTATCCCCCCAATCATTTAATGTTAGTAATTATAAAAACTTTCTTAAAGAACATTCCAACATGAAAGCAAGTGAATTGCTTTCTCTTTATAACGCAGGTCTATTTAAATATGAAATAAACTACGATATATCCAGTGCAAAATATCTCGATTCCGTTATAATTAAATTCAAGTTAACTGAAGATGAAATATCATTATTGAAGAAAAATGGTTTTGTTGTAACTGAAAGGATTAGTTTTAATGATTTTATAGACATGTATTTAGATATTTATCACAAAGATTTGCCAGTGTTAATTACAACAGATGCCATTTTGAATGCTTTTCATAAATCTTATGATGCAATACTTAAAAAAGTTGAAGTCGAATTTTTGATTCCTAAATTGAAAGAATTATTAAAGAATATGCATAATTCTGTAGTAGATTTAAAAAACATTTATGAGAGTTCTGAACTTGATATAATGATTAAAGATGTTGATTTATACTTATCAGTAGCAAGAGAATTATTAGGTGATAATTACCCGTTACATTTTTATGAAAATAAAAATAAAATTGATGAGCTATTAAATCTTATTGAAAACCAGAATATAGAATCGTATTCCTTATTTAGTTCAAGAAGTCGAAAAATTGATTTTTCACAATTTAAAGTTAGGGGTCATTATGATGATGAACGATTTCCTCAGCTGGCAAATTATTTTAAAACAATGACCTGGCTGGGAAGAACAGAATTTTATTTAATAGCACCTGAGTCCGAAGAAAATATAAATTATTCAATTATTGATGAACAACGACAGATTATTGATTCATATTTTTTATTAAAACTTATCGAAATTTCTAATTCAATTAATCTTTATGAAGAAATTGAAAATACTATTAAAACTTTTGTAGGAGAACAAGATAATGTTGAACTATATCAATTGCGAGAATTATTTCAAGAGTTAAATATAAATTCTGCATCACAATTACTCGATACACTAATTATAAAAGAGTTTCAAGAATTATTGTTGACGAAAAATTACTCTGACCAGAAAATATTATCACAAATATTGAATAGCAACCCTTTGAATCCCGAGATAATTAAACCAGCTTCAGCTTTTTTATTATTTGGACAAAGGTTTGTAATTGATTCTTATATTACAAACAATGTCACATTTGATAGAATTATTTTTAATGGTAAAAAAGTACTTCGTATGCTTCCTTCTTTGCTTGACATAATGTTTGCGCTTGGTAATTCTGCTGCTGCTCAATTGCTTAGAAAAGAGCTTGAGTTATATAATTATTCATCAAACTTAGCTTCGTTAAGATATTTAATCGATTCCTATGATAATAATTTCTGGAAAAATTCAATATATAACCTATGGTTGAATGCAATCAGAACTTTGAATCCACCTTATGAGAGAAGTGTTTATCCAGAATTTATGCAAACAGCTGCTTGGTGGCAGCAAAAGTTGAATACTCAACTTGCTTCGTGGACCGAATTAAGACACGATAATTTATTATACGCAAAACAGTCTTATACAGGTAATGTAATTTGCTCTTATCCTTATGGTTTTGTAGAACCAATTCCTGAATTTTATTCTTCAATGAAATTAATTTCTGCTGAGACACTTAGTAAATTGAATTCTTTATCCTTATCTGATGCTTCACTTAAAGATTATTTTGAAAATTTCTCTAATGTAATGGATACCTTAAAAACATTGGCAGAAAAAGAATTACATAAAATGCCATTTAATAATTTTGAAACTAATTTCTTAAAACGTGTTGTTTATGATATTCCTCTTTGTGGAACTACTTTAACAGGTTGGTATTATGATCTAATTTATAAAAGCCAATACAGTAATTATGAAAATAAAATAGATTTCGTAGTAGCTGATTATCATACAAGTCCTAGTGATGAAGCTGGTAACGTTGTAGGATGGATAAAACATTCTGGTACTGGTAAAAGAAATTTAATAATACTCGTTGCAGAACACCCAGATAAAGGTATGATTGCTTTTGCAGGTCCTGTTAATTCATATTATGAAATAACAACAAATAATTTTTATAGAATTACAGATAATGATTGGATAAATAACTATTTAAAATCATCATCTCGTCCAGATTGGGTTAATATCTATCTTGCAGATATAAATGGTAATATTAAACAGGAAGGAATAAATCTTATAACAGGTATTAAAGATAAAAATCAAACTTACTTAAAAATTCCTCAAGAAATATTTATTCAAAATTTTCCTAACCCTTTTAATAATTCTACGGTGATTAATTTTGTTATTCCTTCAAAATATGGGAGAGTATATGTAGAGCTTAATATATATACGATAAATGGGGAAAAAATAAAACAGTTATTAAACGAAGAACTTCGACCCGGGAGTTATTTTATAAGCTGGGATGGGAAAAGTGAAAGTGGTTTATTTGTTTCAAGTGGAACATATTTTTATGAAATAAAAGCTGGTCAAATGAAGAAAATTGGTAAAATGATATTAATGAAATAA
- the rfbD gene encoding dTDP-4-dehydrorhamnose reductase: MLGGNLIKTRILIIGSNGMLGQRLTTYFSNNNYELMCASIEPKSFFPDVNYKCVDITQKNKVRELILDFFPDFVINAAGYTNVDKAEKERELAWKINVTGVENIALYSWTVDAHLIHISTDYIFDGKKGPYTENDKPCPLSYYGRTKLAGENSIRTSGVNYTIIRTNVLYGPAKFGKPDFVRWVINSLRNGEKIKIVTDQFNNPTYLDDIVSAIDKIILYRKEGIYNIAGTEILSRYDFTMRIADFFGLNKKLIEPVLTKDLNQSAPRPLKSGLIILKAMTELDFKPHTIEETFELMKEELNL, translated from the coding sequence ATGTTAGGTGGTAACTTGATTAAAACCAGAATTCTTATTATTGGTTCAAATGGAATGCTTGGACAAAGGTTAACAACTTATTTTTCTAATAACAACTATGAATTAATGTGTGCTTCTATAGAACCTAAATCATTTTTTCCTGATGTTAATTATAAATGTGTTGATATAACACAAAAAAACAAAGTGCGAGAATTAATTCTTGATTTCTTTCCAGATTTTGTAATAAATGCTGCAGGCTATACAAATGTAGATAAAGCTGAAAAAGAAAGAGAACTTGCCTGGAAAATAAATGTTACTGGAGTTGAAAATATTGCTCTTTATTCATGGACAGTTGATGCACACTTAATTCATATCTCAACAGATTATATTTTTGATGGTAAAAAAGGACCCTATACAGAAAACGATAAACCATGTCCACTCAGTTATTATGGTAGAACAAAATTAGCTGGTGAAAATTCAATTAGAACCAGTGGTGTTAATTACACAATTATTAGAACGAATGTTTTATATGGACCAGCAAAGTTTGGTAAACCAGACTTTGTTAGATGGGTTATAAATTCTTTACGCAATGGAGAAAAGATAAAAATTGTTACAGACCAATTTAATAATCCAACTTATTTAGATGACATAGTGAGTGCTATTGATAAAATTATTTTATATAGGAAAGAAGGAATCTACAATATTGCAGGTACAGAAATTTTATCTCGTTACGATTTTACAATGAGAATTGCAGATTTTTTTGGCTTAAATAAAAAATTAATTGAACCAGTTCTTACAAAGGATTTGAATCAATCTGCACCTCGCCCATTAAAATCAGGATTAATTATCCTTAAGGCAATGACCGAATTAGATTTTAAGCCACACACAATCGAAGAAACTTTTGAACTTATGAAAGAAGAATTAAACCTTTAA
- a CDS encoding carbohydrate kinase family protein — MNILLIGHSIIDHYKIENIELIKPGGIYYSAAGMLYIKNNEDNLFLLTGINKNSYNLFEKVYSKLNLTLSTELDNMPEVSLKIYEHQERDEFYKNISSPLSLDKINDWNLFNGILINMITGFDISLDQLKYIRKNFNGLIYLDIHTLSRGVDENLKRNFRLIPQAEEWLSNIDIVQCNENELKTLFNYEDDYMIIKKVMTLKPELLVLTKGMNGAEVYFKDNHQIGKYSIQAEKVVVKNKVGCGDIFGSVFFYLYLRTHDIMNSLKIANKIAALSVSSVNIEDWLKLC; from the coding sequence ATGAATATTTTATTAATTGGTCATTCAATTATTGACCACTACAAAATAGAAAATATTGAATTAATAAAACCAGGTGGAATCTATTATTCTGCTGCCGGGATGCTATATATAAAAAATAATGAAGATAATCTCTTTTTGCTAACCGGGATTAACAAGAATAGTTATAATTTATTTGAAAAAGTTTATTCAAAATTAAATCTTACTTTGTCTACTGAACTGGATAATATGCCAGAAGTAAGTTTGAAAATATATGAACATCAAGAGAGAGATGAATTTTATAAAAATATTTCTTCTCCTCTTTCACTTGATAAAATTAATGACTGGAATTTATTTAATGGAATATTAATAAATATGATAACTGGTTTTGATATTTCACTTGACCAACTTAAATATATCAGAAAAAATTTTAATGGCTTAATTTACCTGGATATTCATACACTATCGCGTGGTGTTGATGAGAACTTGAAAAGAAATTTTAGATTAATTCCACAAGCAGAAGAATGGCTTTCGAACATCGATATTGTTCAATGTAATGAAAATGAATTAAAGACACTTTTTAATTATGAAGATGACTATATGATTATCAAAAAAGTAATGACATTAAAACCTGAATTACTTGTCTTAACTAAGGGTATGAATGGTGCTGAAGTTTATTTCAAAGATAATCACCAAATTGGTAAATATTCTATACAGGCAGAAAAAGTTGTTGTTAAAAATAAAGTAGGATGTGGTGATATTTTTGGGTCAGTCTTCTTTTATTTATATCTTAGGACACACGACATAATGAATTCTTTAAAAATAGCAAATAAAATTGCAGCACTTTCAGTTTCATCAGTCAACATTGAAGATTGGTTAAAGCTATGTTAG